The Neobacillus sp. OS1-2 genome includes a window with the following:
- a CDS encoding prohibitin family protein yields MKYMKSTIGGLIAIVILVVGFFSTTTVASGNRGVLLQLGAVKPTILTEGFHFKVPFIQTIQLIEVRVQKEESTQTAASRDLQMVTAKVAVNYSVNPDAVNKLYQEIGLDYRSRIVDPAIAESLKAITAQYTAEELISKRPEVSAQVKEMLGKKLTKYYMILEDINIKEFAFSEEFNKAIESKQTAEQNALRAQRDLERIKIEAEQKIAQAGAEAEALRLKKQEVTAELIQLKQIEVQEKALEKWDGKLPAVTGGATPFIGLDALKNSDAK; encoded by the coding sequence ATGAAATATATGAAATCTACTATCGGCGGACTAATTGCGATTGTCATTTTAGTAGTGGGCTTTTTTTCAACGACTACCGTAGCATCCGGAAATAGAGGTGTTCTGTTGCAATTAGGGGCCGTTAAACCGACCATTTTAACAGAAGGGTTTCATTTTAAGGTTCCATTTATCCAAACGATTCAATTGATTGAGGTCCGGGTGCAAAAAGAGGAAAGTACGCAGACGGCTGCTTCAAGGGATCTGCAAATGGTCACGGCTAAGGTAGCAGTGAACTATTCTGTTAATCCGGATGCCGTGAATAAGCTCTATCAAGAAATCGGTTTGGATTATCGTTCTCGGATTGTCGACCCGGCGATAGCGGAGTCGCTTAAGGCGATAACGGCGCAGTACACCGCGGAGGAATTGATCTCCAAGCGCCCAGAGGTATCAGCGCAGGTGAAGGAGATGCTTGGAAAAAAGTTAACAAAATATTATATGATCCTCGAAGATATCAATATTAAGGAATTTGCCTTTAGTGAAGAATTCAATAAAGCGATCGAATCCAAACAAACCGCCGAACAAAATGCCTTGCGTGCACAAAGAGACCTCGAGAGAATTAAAATTGAAGCAGAGCAGAAAATCGCTCAAGCAGGTGCAGAGGCCGAAGCCTTACGGTTGAAGAAACAAGAAGTAACAGCCGAACTAATCCAACTCAAACAAATTGAAGTCCAAGAAAAGGCCTTGGAAAAATGGGATGGTAAACTGCCGGCTGTAACTGGCGGAGCAACACCATTTATTGGTTTAGACGCACTAAAAAATAGCGATGCAAAATGA
- the ltrA gene encoding group II intron reverse transcriptase/maturase: MHESIGKRSLRVVESSKKKRKWYSLIDKIWDYQNLEQAFYDVKKNRGAHGVDKVTIKDFEKELEHNLRVLQESLRSKTYRAKPVRRVFIPKTDGSKRPLGIPTVGDRTIQAATKRILEPIFEQKFLDCSFGFRPNRSAHMAIEQIRQDLKDGYTYVIDADIKTYFDSIPHDKLLELIKEEVVDSSVLTLILQFLKSGILENGVYYQNVKGSPQGGVISPLLANIFLHPLDKMMMERGHRITRYADDFVICCKSRKGAERVLKTVVKLLEDELGLKIHPEKTKIVDNLEEPFIFLGYIFKKGYFHSPSDKAVKKFKESIKTVTRRNQTVGLEEFVKRRLNPIIRGWGRYFGIGFSKKLFQQLDSWIRRRLRMIQLRSWKRIRKLHRELRKRNWEGELPRLSMTRWKNSKTQHVHFAIPNERFREIKLVFLLDIYNELHPQRG, from the coding sequence ATGCATGAATCTATAGGGAAACGAAGCTTACGTGTAGTTGAGAGCTCTAAAAAGAAACGCAAGTGGTACAGCCTAATTGATAAAATTTGGGACTATCAAAACTTGGAACAAGCTTTTTATGATGTAAAGAAGAATCGTGGTGCTCACGGTGTGGATAAGGTAACAATAAAAGATTTTGAAAAAGAATTGGAACACAACTTAAGAGTGCTCCAAGAATCTTTACGTTCAAAAACATATCGTGCTAAACCAGTCAGAAGAGTCTTTATCCCAAAAACTGATGGCTCAAAACGTCCGTTAGGTATTCCCACAGTAGGAGACCGAACTATCCAAGCCGCAACTAAAAGAATTCTTGAGCCCATTTTTGAACAGAAGTTTCTAGATTGTAGTTTTGGATTCCGTCCGAATCGCAGTGCTCATATGGCGATTGAACAAATCCGGCAGGATTTAAAAGATGGGTACACATATGTTATAGACGCTGATATAAAAACTTACTTTGATTCAATCCCCCATGATAAGCTCCTTGAATTAATTAAGGAAGAAGTTGTAGATAGCAGTGTACTAACTCTAATTTTACAGTTCCTAAAATCAGGAATACTTGAAAACGGTGTCTACTATCAAAATGTTAAGGGGAGTCCACAGGGGGGCGTAATCAGTCCATTGTTAGCAAATATCTTTCTTCATCCACTAGATAAAATGATGATGGAGCGAGGTCACCGCATAACAAGGTATGCAGATGACTTTGTCATCTGTTGCAAGTCACGAAAGGGTGCAGAAAGAGTTCTAAAAACAGTAGTAAAACTCCTTGAAGATGAGTTAGGGTTGAAAATACACCCAGAAAAGACGAAAATCGTAGACAACCTTGAAGAACCGTTTATCTTTTTAGGATACATCTTCAAAAAAGGATACTTTCATTCACCATCAGATAAGGCAGTGAAGAAATTCAAGGAAAGTATCAAAACGGTAACGAGAAGAAACCAAACAGTAGGTTTGGAGGAATTCGTCAAACGCCGGTTGAACCCGATTATCAGAGGATGGGGAAGATACTTTGGTATTGGATTTTCAAAGAAGCTGTTTCAACAATTGGACTCATGGATTAGAAGAAGGCTTAGGATGATTCAGTTAAGAAGCTGGAAGAGAATAAGAAAGCTCCACAGGGAGCTTCGAAAAAGGAATTGGGAGGGTGAACTTCCTCGTCTTTCAATGACAAGATGGAAGAACTCAAAGACTCAACATGTACATTTTGCGATTCCTAATGAAAGGTTTCGTGAAATCAAACTCGTTTTTCTTTTGGATATCTACAATGAACTACATCCCCAACGGGGATAA
- a CDS encoding efflux RND transporter permease subunit, which translates to MKGLVNFVLKNKLAVWLLTIIITVSGIYSGTRMNMETIPNISIPYLMVMDVYPGATPEKVMKEVSMPIEKAVEGLDHVKAVYSNSNANVSSIQVEYEYGIDMDEAKRELKSALDSLKLPEGAQEPTTTAISMNMMPVVALSVSSSKEDIVELTSTVEESLLPKIEKIEGVASATITGQHIEEVDLTYNKAKLAEFGLTEDKVKQMIQASNMAVSLGLYEFKAGEQAVAIDGKFMTADELKNMLIPVTPTAASPSPFVKLSDIATIDTVGKVQSISRTNGKDAIAIQIVKGQQANTVDVVNKVKKVVKEEKAKVSGLVIDVTLDQGKPIEESVATMIEKAVFGGLIAVLIILLFLRDFKSTIISIVSIPVSIFMALLLLNWMDITLNIMTLGAITVAIGRVIDDSIVVVENIYRRLHLKEEKLNGRALVREATIEMFKPIMSSTLVTVAVFAPMIFVGGMVGELFAPFALTMAFALGASLLVAITIVPALSHFLFRKKLYGEKTTKRHKDAGELAKWYKWFLEKTLNHKVIASILAIVLLAGSLALTPLIGFSFMGSDEEKVMYLTYTPKAGELKEDTLENVQAVENKMLKRKDIDIVQVSITEEGDQMSAMMGGGGGGALMYLIFDPDMENFSEVKEKIEKDVTSLDQSGKWKSQNFGAMSGSTNEVSYTLYSENINKLNQSVKKVESVLKKHDDLKDVTSSAEDAYVEYTFRVEQANLLKYGLTTGQLVMMLSPQKTQDVLTTVEKDGSSLDVIVQQEQAAQPESIDDLLAKQVPTALGTTMPLSELVTVKKGTTQNTLARSKGEYYATVSGKIKSTDISKVTTKVGKEVDKLDLPKGVTVSVAGVQADMTETFTQLGIAMAAAIAIVYFILVVTFREGVAPFAILFSLPFAVIGSFVGLLIAGETISVSVMMGLLMLIGIVVTNAIVLVDRIIHMERDGLRMREAVLEAGATRLRPILMTAIATIGALIPLALGAGGGGGLISKGLAVTVIGGLTSSTLLTLIVVPIVYEILSKMFKKNRREVQEN; encoded by the coding sequence GTGAAAGGGTTAGTCAATTTTGTTTTGAAAAATAAATTAGCCGTCTGGCTGCTTACGATTATCATTACGGTATCTGGTATCTATTCAGGTACGCGAATGAATATGGAGACGATTCCAAATATCTCGATCCCATACTTAATGGTTATGGATGTCTATCCAGGAGCCACGCCTGAAAAGGTAATGAAAGAGGTGTCCATGCCGATTGAAAAAGCGGTAGAAGGCCTTGATCATGTGAAAGCTGTCTATTCTAATTCCAACGCAAACGTGTCGAGTATTCAAGTGGAATACGAGTACGGTATCGATATGGATGAAGCCAAACGGGAATTAAAGTCAGCGCTTGATTCCTTGAAATTGCCGGAAGGGGCACAAGAGCCGACAACAACTGCAATTAGCATGAATATGATGCCGGTTGTGGCGCTCAGTGTCAGCAGTTCAAAAGAGGATATTGTTGAATTAACATCAACCGTTGAGGAAAGCTTGCTTCCAAAAATCGAAAAAATCGAGGGTGTTGCGTCGGCAACGATTACCGGCCAGCATATTGAGGAAGTAGATCTTACCTATAACAAAGCGAAATTGGCTGAGTTTGGATTAACGGAAGATAAAGTGAAGCAAATGATTCAAGCAAGCAATATGGCTGTGTCACTTGGACTTTATGAGTTTAAAGCGGGGGAGCAGGCTGTTGCGATTGACGGCAAGTTCATGACTGCTGACGAATTAAAAAATATGCTGATTCCGGTCACACCAACAGCTGCCAGCCCATCACCATTTGTAAAGCTTAGCGATATCGCAACCATTGATACCGTTGGAAAAGTACAATCCATCTCCCGAACAAACGGGAAAGATGCGATTGCCATTCAGATTGTCAAAGGCCAGCAGGCAAACACAGTTGATGTAGTAAACAAGGTGAAAAAGGTAGTAAAAGAGGAAAAAGCAAAGGTTAGTGGCCTCGTCATTGATGTCACGCTTGACCAAGGGAAACCGATTGAAGAATCGGTGGCGACGATGATTGAAAAAGCAGTATTTGGCGGGCTAATTGCCGTCTTAATCATTCTTCTGTTCCTACGTGATTTTAAATCAACGATTATTTCAATCGTTTCGATTCCAGTTTCAATTTTCATGGCGTTATTGCTGTTGAACTGGATGGATATTACATTGAATATTATGACGCTTGGGGCGATTACGGTTGCCATTGGCCGGGTCATCGATGACTCGATTGTCGTCGTCGAAAATATATATCGAAGACTGCATTTAAAAGAAGAGAAATTAAACGGCCGTGCCCTTGTCCGTGAGGCCACGATTGAAATGTTCAAACCAATTATGTCCTCGACATTGGTAACAGTGGCGGTATTTGCGCCAATGATCTTTGTCGGCGGCATGGTTGGTGAATTGTTCGCACCGTTCGCTTTAACAATGGCGTTCGCGCTTGGGGCATCGTTACTCGTCGCGATTACCATCGTTCCGGCCCTATCACACTTCTTATTTAGGAAAAAGTTATATGGTGAGAAAACAACAAAACGCCATAAAGATGCCGGGGAATTAGCGAAATGGTACAAATGGTTCCTTGAAAAGACCCTTAATCATAAAGTGATAGCTTCCATCCTTGCGATTGTGTTATTAGCCGGAAGCTTGGCGTTAACACCGTTAATCGGCTTCAGCTTTATGGGCAGTGATGAGGAGAAAGTGATGTACTTAACGTACACACCAAAGGCAGGGGAATTGAAGGAAGATACATTGGAAAACGTTCAGGCAGTCGAAAATAAGATGCTAAAACGTAAAGATATTGATATCGTTCAAGTTTCCATAACCGAAGAAGGCGACCAAATGTCCGCTATGATGGGTGGCGGCGGAGGCGGAGCCTTAATGTATCTGATTTTTGACCCAGATATGGAGAACTTCTCAGAGGTGAAGGAAAAAATTGAAAAGGATGTAACCAGCCTTGATCAATCAGGCAAATGGAAGAGCCAGAATTTCGGCGCCATGTCGGGTTCCACTAATGAAGTTAGCTACACCCTTTACAGTGAAAATATAAACAAGCTAAATCAATCTGTGAAAAAAGTTGAGTCCGTACTGAAGAAACATGATGACTTAAAAGATGTGACTTCTAGTGCCGAGGACGCTTACGTCGAATATACTTTCCGTGTGGAACAGGCTAATTTACTGAAATACGGGTTAACAACGGGTCAGCTCGTGATGATGTTAAGTCCACAAAAAACACAGGATGTATTAACAACGGTTGAAAAGGACGGCAGCTCTCTAGATGTCATCGTGCAGCAGGAACAAGCAGCACAACCAGAATCAATCGATGACCTTTTAGCGAAACAAGTACCAACAGCCCTTGGCACCACTATGCCGCTTTCAGAGCTTGTTACGGTGAAAAAGGGAACAACGCAAAATACGCTTGCACGTAGTAAAGGTGAATACTACGCAACCGTTTCAGGAAAAATTAAGAGTACGGATATTTCCAAAGTAACGACTAAAGTTGGAAAAGAAGTAGATAAATTAGATTTACCAAAAGGTGTAACGGTCAGCGTTGCCGGAGTACAGGCAGATATGACCGAAACCTTTACACAGCTTGGTATTGCCATGGCAGCAGCGATTGCGATTGTGTACTTCATTCTTGTGGTTACCTTCCGTGAAGGTGTCGCGCCGTTTGCGATCTTATTCTCGTTACCGTTTGCGGTTATTGGATCTTTTGTTGGTTTGTTAATCGCCGGCGAAACCATTTCGGTATCTGTCATGATGGGTCTATTGATGTTAATCGGTATCGTCGTCACGAACGCCATCGTCCTAGTCGATCGGATTATTCATATGGAACGTGATGGATTGAGAATGCGTGAAGCGGTCCTAGAAGCAGGAGCAACGCGTCTTCGCCCAATTCTGATGACAGCCATTGCTACAATTGGTGCATTAATCCCATTAGCACTTGGCGCAGGCGGCGGCGGAGGATTAATCTCCAAAGGCCTCGCAGTTACCGTAATCGGCGGATTGACAAGTTCGACGTTATTAACGTTGATTGTTGTACCGATTGTGTATGAAATTTTATCGAAGATGTTTAAGAAGAATCGTCGAGAAGTGCAAGAGAACTAA
- a CDS encoding TetR/AcrR family transcriptional regulator, with the protein MVKKQLIMEKSLELFAKQGFEATSVQQITEHCGISKGAFYLSFKSKDELIIALIDQFMMQIIADIDYIVRNTEDSQLLYQFYYAIYYAFQKHSDFAKVLMKEHSQTFNKDLILKMQYYDKLLESNILLLVERLYAEEVEETKYDLMYCIKGFMNMYSQLFVFYNVPLDLQVLSESLVEKTSLLAHHMTIPFVTKELGQMFKQPMQEEGTKEQLGIIMEQKIEEMEESIEKESLLLLRQELLDPSQPPAVVKGLIENIRKHPHCKWISFLLRQYFGF; encoded by the coding sequence ATGGTGAAAAAACAATTAATAATGGAAAAATCGCTGGAGCTTTTTGCTAAGCAAGGGTTTGAAGCAACATCCGTTCAGCAGATAACAGAACATTGCGGGATTTCCAAAGGGGCCTTTTACTTATCCTTCAAGTCAAAGGACGAATTGATCATCGCCTTAATCGACCAATTTATGATGCAAATCATTGCTGATATTGACTATATAGTCAGAAATACAGAAGACAGTCAACTTTTATATCAATTTTATTATGCCATTTATTATGCCTTTCAAAAGCATTCTGATTTTGCCAAAGTTCTCATGAAAGAGCATTCGCAAACATTTAACAAAGATCTGATTCTAAAAATGCAATACTACGACAAACTTCTTGAAAGCAATATCTTACTGCTGGTTGAACGTTTATACGCTGAAGAGGTCGAAGAGACAAAATATGATTTAATGTATTGTATTAAGGGATTCATGAATATGTATTCGCAGTTATTTGTGTTCTATAATGTGCCATTGGATTTACAGGTATTGTCGGAGTCGCTTGTGGAAAAAACATCCTTACTAGCTCACCATATGACTATCCCCTTTGTTACAAAAGAGCTCGGCCAAATGTTTAAGCAGCCCATGCAGGAAGAAGGAACGAAAGAACAGCTCGGTATAATAATGGAGCAAAAGATCGAAGAAATGGAAGAGTCTATTGAAAAGGAGTCCTTACTCCTGCTGCGGCAAGAGCTGTTGGATCCTTCGCAGCCGCCTGCGGTTGTGAAAGGCTTAATCGAGAATATTCGTAAACACCCCCATTGTAAATGGATCTCTTTCTTGCTTCGGCAATATTTTGGATTTTAA
- the kynU gene encoding kynureninase has translation MEANFLPTADFAKQLDQEDPLSRFREEFYLKPGMIYMDGNSLGLLSRRAEKTLLESLEDWKQYGIDGWTKGNHPWFFMAEQLGEKLAPLVGASAEEVIVTGSTTVNLHQLVSTFYKPEGKRTKILADELTFPSDIYALQSQLKIHGYDPNTHLVRVKSRDGRFIEEDDMIDAMNDEIALIVLPTVLYRSGQIIDMKRLTKEAHKRGILIGFDGCHSVGSVPHFFSKWEVDFAFWCNYKYVNGGPGGVGGIFVNRKHFGKMPGLAGWFSSNKDKQFDMEHTLTPAHSAGAFQIGTPHILSMAPLIGSLEMITEAGIQNIREKSLKITQYLMDVIDHELAGMSFFIGTPREDARRGGHVGLEHREAARICKSLKENGIIPDFRAPNIIRLAPVALYTSYTEVWEVVQTLKKIIIEKQYEKYKNEREIIA, from the coding sequence ATGGAGGCAAATTTCTTACCAACAGCAGATTTTGCAAAACAATTAGATCAAGAGGATCCTCTTTCACGTTTTCGTGAGGAGTTTTATTTAAAGCCAGGTATGATTTATATGGATGGGAACTCCTTAGGACTTCTTTCGAGGAGGGCTGAAAAAACGCTCTTAGAATCCTTAGAGGATTGGAAGCAATATGGGATTGATGGCTGGACAAAGGGGAACCATCCATGGTTCTTTATGGCGGAGCAGCTGGGAGAAAAGCTGGCACCGTTAGTTGGGGCTTCCGCTGAAGAGGTCATTGTCACGGGTTCTACCACAGTTAATTTGCACCAGCTTGTCTCTACTTTCTACAAGCCGGAAGGGAAGCGCACAAAAATCCTAGCGGATGAACTCACATTTCCATCAGATATTTATGCATTACAAAGCCAGCTAAAGATTCATGGCTACGATCCGAATACACATCTCGTCCGTGTGAAAAGCCGCGATGGTCGCTTTATAGAAGAAGATGACATGATCGATGCGATGAACGATGAGATTGCGCTGATCGTCCTGCCGACAGTGCTGTATCGCAGCGGTCAAATAATAGACATGAAACGATTAACGAAAGAGGCGCATAAACGAGGGATTTTAATCGGTTTTGACGGCTGTCACTCCGTTGGTTCGGTTCCTCATTTCTTCAGCAAATGGGAGGTTGATTTCGCGTTTTGGTGCAATTATAAATATGTAAACGGCGGACCTGGCGGGGTGGGCGGTATATTTGTGAATCGCAAGCATTTTGGAAAAATGCCTGGTCTTGCCGGCTGGTTTAGTTCGAATAAAGACAAACAATTCGACATGGAGCATACCCTAACACCAGCTCACTCGGCAGGGGCGTTCCAAATTGGTACACCACATATTCTTAGCATGGCGCCATTAATCGGGTCGTTGGAAATGATTACAGAGGCAGGCATTCAGAATATCCGTGAAAAATCGCTTAAAATCACTCAGTATTTAATGGATGTAATCGATCATGAATTAGCGGGTATGAGCTTTTTTATTGGGACACCAAGAGAGGATGCGCGCCGCGGCGGACATGTAGGCCTTGAGCATCGTGAAGCTGCCCGAATTTGTAAGTCCTTGAAGGAAAATGGCATTATTCCTGATTTCCGGGCACCTAACATCATTCGCCTTGCCCCGGTGGCCCTATATACGTCCTACACTGAGGTATGGGAGGTCGTTCAAACTCTCAAAAAAATCATCATCGAAAAACAATATGAAAAATATAAAAATGAACGGGAAATTATCGCCTAA
- a CDS encoding DUF6376 family protein — translation MKRWLPVFSVGLLFLLSGCSYLNNTYDTLDYVNDAKDYLDNVVTFADETSVLLQQAVDDPQAADELQTTLQQMKDDAESFDTLDVPETVAAFHHELMEQNNLLSDQIDMYLHHIKDGKLDPSFLENSELLQPIQEITNTIKQLNRLGTQVKETLNASHGA, via the coding sequence ATGAAAAGGTGGTTACCTGTTTTTTCTGTTGGTCTTTTATTCCTCTTAAGCGGCTGTTCTTACCTAAACAATACGTACGACACACTTGATTACGTAAACGATGCCAAAGATTATTTAGACAACGTCGTAACTTTCGCCGATGAAACCTCAGTCCTCCTACAGCAGGCTGTAGACGACCCTCAAGCAGCAGATGAACTTCAGACAACCCTTCAACAAATGAAGGATGACGCAGAATCCTTCGATACCTTGGACGTACCAGAAACAGTCGCTGCTTTCCATCACGAGCTCATGGAACAAAACAATCTATTGTCAGACCAAATTGACATGTACCTACATCACATAAAAGACGGCAAACTTGACCCTTCCTTCCTTGAAAACAGCGAACTCCTTCAGCCCATCCAAGAAATCACCAACACCATCAAACAACTCAATCGACTAGGCACCCAGGTAAAGGAAACGCTCAACGCTTCACATGGTGCCTGA
- a CDS encoding MetQ/NlpA family ABC transporter substrate-binding protein codes for MKKWFLAMVLLLVVGALAACGGSSESKDKASAKSKDIKLGATAGPYSDMLKKAIVPGLEKKGYKVEVVEFSDYIQPDKALDNGDIQANLFQNSIYLASFAKENNMDLSPLISVPTAPMGIFSKKYKSLDEVKDGSTVTLPNDPTNAARALNTLRDEGLITINEKADPITVSEKDITENKKNLKFQPIEAGQLPRSVDSADLAAVPGNFALAAKMDLLDAIALENMLNPYRNVVAVKTENKDTQLAKDIKAVVESAEFEKIIDDQFKGFGKPDWMK; via the coding sequence ATGAAAAAATGGTTTTTAGCAATGGTTTTACTTTTAGTCGTTGGAGCGTTAGCGGCTTGCGGCGGCAGTTCCGAAAGCAAGGACAAGGCAAGTGCCAAATCGAAGGATATTAAATTAGGGGCCACTGCTGGTCCGTATAGTGATATGTTGAAGAAAGCAATTGTACCAGGATTAGAGAAAAAGGGCTATAAAGTGGAGGTTGTCGAGTTTAGTGATTATATCCAACCAGACAAGGCATTAGATAATGGCGATATTCAAGCCAACCTATTCCAAAACTCAATCTACCTGGCAAGTTTTGCGAAAGAAAATAACATGGATTTATCTCCTTTGATTTCGGTTCCAACAGCACCAATGGGGATTTTTTCAAAAAAGTATAAATCATTAGATGAAGTAAAGGATGGGTCAACGGTGACCCTACCGAATGACCCAACGAATGCGGCCCGCGCGTTGAATACTCTCCGCGATGAAGGTTTGATTACAATCAATGAAAAAGCCGATCCGATTACTGTATCAGAGAAGGACATTACGGAAAACAAGAAAAACTTGAAATTCCAGCCGATTGAAGCAGGTCAACTGCCTCGTTCTGTTGACAGTGCCGATTTAGCTGCTGTTCCTGGAAACTTCGCCCTGGCTGCTAAGATGGACTTGCTTGACGCAATAGCGCTTGAAAATATGCTTAATCCATACCGCAATGTCGTTGCTGTCAAAACAGAAAATAAAGATACCCAGCTGGCAAAGGATATTAAAGCCGTTGTCGAATCGGCAGAGTTTGAAAAAATCATCGACGACCAATTCAAAGGATTTGGAAAACCGGACTGGATGAAATAA
- a CDS encoding methionine ABC transporter permease → MGIDFNHLIELIPDINTAFLQTIYMIAISLAIAIIIGLPVGILLYVTDKGLFLQNGAVQVCMGFLVNLIRSIPFIILLVALIPLTNLIVGTTIGPTAASVSLSVAAIPFFARIVETALREIDKGVIEAAIAAGATPWMIIKDVLLLEARSGIISGITLTLISLIGFSAMAGTVGGGGIGDLAIRFGYYRYDNTIMIATVVILIVLVQFVQLLGDFIAKAVDKRK, encoded by the coding sequence ATGGGTATTGATTTCAATCATCTGATCGAACTGATTCCCGATATCAATACAGCCTTTTTACAGACGATTTATATGATTGCTATTTCACTGGCGATTGCGATTATCATCGGTTTGCCTGTGGGGATTCTCTTATATGTCACTGATAAAGGCTTGTTTTTGCAAAATGGTGCAGTCCAGGTTTGCATGGGCTTTCTCGTCAATTTAATCCGATCGATTCCGTTTATTATCCTGTTGGTTGCGTTAATTCCGCTAACGAACCTTATCGTTGGAACAACGATTGGACCAACCGCGGCAAGTGTTTCACTATCCGTGGCAGCCATTCCTTTTTTTGCCCGAATTGTTGAGACAGCGTTACGGGAGATTGATAAGGGCGTCATTGAAGCGGCAATTGCTGCCGGTGCTACCCCATGGATGATCATTAAAGATGTCCTGCTCCTTGAGGCAAGGTCGGGGATTATCTCCGGAATTACGTTGACCCTCATTAGTTTAATTGGCTTTTCGGCAATGGCCGGCACAGTCGGCGGCGGCGGAATCGGGGACTTAGCGATTCGTTTTGGCTACTATCGCTATGACAACACTATCATGATTGCCACTGTTGTCATATTAATTGTCTTAGTTCAGTTTGTTCAGCTTCTTGGGGATTTTATTGCCAAAGCTGTCGATAAAAGAAAATAG
- a CDS encoding methionine ABC transporter ATP-binding protein — translation MIEIQNLTKIYKTKHGTVKGVDAVSLTIQKGEIYGIVGYSGAGKSSLLRCINLLERPTTGAITVDGTDLTSLKGEKLRLARLKIGMIFQHFYLISQKTVFENIAFSLKAANYPKSEIKERVEELLATVGLTDKRDVYPAQLSGGQKQRVGIARALANNPKVLLCDEATSALDPTTTKSILTLLKKINKELDITIVLITHEMNVVKEICHRMAIMQEGRVIEEGPVYDLFASPQAALTKEFIESVVSFDVPEAILKNCQGPIIKVTFKGKVAGEGVISDMLQQFKVKGNFLHGSIEYIQELPLGIFIMELNGQKEEVRTALRYIEDRAAQVEVLRDGY, via the coding sequence ATGATTGAAATTCAGAATCTTACAAAGATTTACAAAACAAAGCATGGCACGGTTAAGGGTGTCGATGCGGTATCATTAACCATTCAAAAAGGCGAAATTTACGGGATAGTCGGCTATTCCGGTGCCGGAAAAAGTTCGCTCTTGCGTTGTATCAATTTGCTAGAGCGGCCTACTACAGGCGCTATTACCGTCGATGGAACTGACCTTACCTCATTAAAAGGCGAGAAGCTTCGCTTAGCAAGGTTAAAAATCGGGATGATTTTTCAACACTTTTATTTAATCAGTCAAAAAACCGTGTTTGAGAATATTGCTTTTTCCCTGAAGGCTGCCAACTATCCGAAGAGTGAAATCAAAGAACGGGTCGAAGAACTGCTTGCAACCGTAGGATTGACGGATAAACGGGATGTGTATCCGGCGCAATTGAGCGGCGGGCAAAAACAACGGGTGGGAATTGCGCGGGCACTTGCCAATAACCCCAAGGTGCTCTTGTGTGATGAAGCCACTTCTGCACTAGATCCAACGACAACTAAATCGATTTTGACTCTATTGAAAAAAATCAATAAAGAACTCGATATCACCATTGTCTTAATTACCCATGAGATGAATGTGGTTAAGGAAATTTGCCACCGGATGGCGATTATGCAAGAGGGACGGGTCATTGAAGAGGGACCGGTTTATGACTTATTTGCCAGCCCTCAGGCTGCACTGACAAAAGAGTTTATCGAAAGTGTTGTTTCCTTTGATGTTCCGGAGGCTATTTTAAAAAATTGCCAGGGTCCTATCATTAAAGTGACCTTCAAAGGAAAAGTCGCAGGCGAGGGCGTTATTTCCGATATGCTGCAGCAATTTAAGGTAAAAGGGAACTTCCTTCATGGTTCGATTGAGTACATTCAGGAATTGCCGCTTGGTATCTTTATTATGGAACTGAATGGTCAGAAGGAGGAAGTACGTACGGCACTTCGGTATATCGAGGACCGTGCAGCGCAAGTGGAGGTGTTACGTGATGGGTATTGA
- a CDS encoding DUF4176 domain-containing protein has product MDKYLPIGSVVLLEGGTKRVMIYGRKQQELNTNKIWDYIACLYPEGNINEQYMYLFNHDQIEKIYFIGYQDEEEFEFVKENLSEND; this is encoded by the coding sequence ATGGATAAGTATTTACCGATTGGTTCTGTTGTCCTCTTAGAAGGCGGCACTAAAAGGGTGATGATCTACGGCCGCAAGCAACAGGAACTGAATACCAACAAAATTTGGGATTACATTGCCTGTCTTTACCCCGAAGGTAATATTAACGAACAATACATGTATTTATTTAATCATGACCAAATAGAAAAAATTTATTTTATTGGCTATCAGGATGAAGAAGAGTTTGAATTTGTAAAGGAGAATTTGTCCGAAAACGATTAA